The genome window AAGTCCGGGGTGAACTGATACCGCGTGGGGTTTCCTTTAATGAGACCGATAATGGTGTCGGGCGAAACCGGGGTCTTCTCGTGGAAGGAGAGGCAGAGCCGTTTACCGTCGAACTCGGCCATCCGGACCAGGAAGTGCTTGAGCATGATCCGCAGCTTCATCACGTCCAGGAGGTAGGTGGCCGCCAGCGGCAGCGTGCCGAACCGGTCCACCAGTTCCTCCATGACCTCGTCCACCTCCTCTTCGGCCGCGGCCTGGGTCAGTTTCTTGTAGATGACGAGGCGCTGGTTCGGCTCGCGCACATAGTCCTCGGGGATGAAGGCCGGCACCCGCAGGTTGATTTCCGGCTCCACCCGCTCTACCGGCTCCTCGCCCCTGAGTTTCTGGACCGCCTCTTCCAGGAGCTCCGTGTAGAGGTCGAAGCCGACGGCGGCAATGTTGCCCGACTGCTTGGCCCCCAGGAGATCGCCGGCGCCCCTGATCTCCAGGTCGTGGGTGGCCAGGCGGAAGCCGGCCCCCAGCTCGTTCAGCTCCTGGATGATCCGGAGCCGCTCCCGGGCATCGGACGAGATGGCTCCTTCGCCGGGGATGAGGAGATAGGCGTAGGCCCGCTGCCGGGAGCGTCCTACCCTCCCCCGCAACTGGTAGAGCTGGGCCAGGCCGAAGGTGTCCGCCCGGTCCACGATGAGGGTGTTGGCGCTGGGGATGTCCAGGCCCGACTCGATGATCGTGGTGCAGAGCAGAAGGTTTGTTTCCCCGTGCATGAAGCCGAGCATCACCTTCTCCAGCTCGCCCTCGTCCATCTGGCCGTGCCCCACGGCGATCTTTGCCTCGGGCACGATGCGGCGCAGATGTTCGTACCACGCCCCGATGGACTGGACCCGGTTGTGGACGAAAAAGACCTGCCCTCCCCTTCTGAGCTCCCGCAGGACCGCTTCGCGGATGAGCTCGTCGGAGGTGCGGGCCACGAAGGTCTTAACCGCCAGCCGGTCCACAGGCGGGGTGTCGATGATGGAGAGGTCGCGGATGCCCATGAGCGACATGTAGAGGGTGCGGGGGATGGGGGTGGCGGTGAGGGTCAGGATGTCCACCGCTGCCTTGTACTTTTTCAGCTTCTCCTTGTGGGTGACCCCGAAGCGCTGCTCCTCGTCCACGATGAGGAGCCCCAGATCCTTGAACGTCACATCGCTCTGGAGGAGCCGGTGGGTGCCGATGATGACGTCCACGGTCCCCTTCTTCACCCGCTCCAGGATGTCCTTCTGCTCCCTGGGGGTCCTGAAGCGGGAAACCATCTCGATGGTGACCGGGTAGGCGCCCAGGCGCGTCCTGAAGGTTTCCAGGTGCTGCTGGGCCAGGACCGTGGTCGGCACCAGGACCGCCACCTGCTTGCCGTCCATGACCGCCTTGAAGGCCCCCCGCATGGCCACTTCGGTCTTGCCGTAGCCCACGTCGCCGCAGACCAGCCGGTCCATGGGCCGGTTGCTGGTCATGTCGGCGATGACATCTTCGATGGCAGCAAGCTGGTCGGAGGTCTCCTCGTAGGCGAAGGCGGCCTCGAACTCCCGGTAGAGATCGTCGGGGGGGGAGAACCGGTGCCCCTCGTGGAGCTGGCGGGCCGCGTAGATCCGCAGGAGCTCCTCGGCCATCTCCTGGACCGCCGCGCGGGCCTTGCCCTTGGCCTTTTCCCAGGAGGTGCCGCCGAGCCGGTCGACCCGCGGTTCGATCCCCTCGGCCCCCACGTAGCGCTGCACCAGGCTGAGCCGGTCCACCGGCAGGTAGAGCTTGTCCCCGCCAGCGTACTCCAGCAGCAGGAAGTCGCTGGCGCAGCCGCTGAGCGAAAGGTGCTGGAGCCCACGGTAGATGCCGACCCCGTGGTCCAGGTGAACCATGTGATCGCCCGGCTTCAACTCCGCCAGGGAGGTCATGATCTGCTTCTTGCGCAACTCGGTGATGCCGCGCCGTTTCTGGCGCCTGCCGAAGATCTCCTCTTCGGCGATGACCACGAGCCGTCCTTCCGGCAGCCTGAACCCGCGGGAGATTTCGCCGATAACGATGTCCACCCTGCCGTCGTCCCGCTCCCGCTCCGCCGGGAACGGGCGGTCCGAGACGGTAAGGGGGACCGGGTAATGGGCCAGCAGCTCGTACAGCCGCTGGGCTTGGCCGCGCTGGTGACAGGCGACGATCACCCGCTGCCGCTCCTCGATCCAGCCGGTGAGGCGTGCGGCCAGCGGCCGCAGGACCCCTTCGCTGTCGGGCGAAATATCCGCCTTGAGGTCGGCGTTCGTCTCGGTGGCGATGTCGATGGTCTCCGGGGAGTCACCCTCGTTCAGGTGCAGGAAGGGGATGGTTGCCAGTCTCCCCGCAGCCAGGGCTGCCGCGGTGTCCGTGGGGGCGAGGAAGAGGCTTTCCGGCGCGGGAAAGAGCTCGCCCCGCTCCCGGGCGCGGCCCGCGGCCTCTTCCAGCTCCCGCGAGAGCCGTTCCCCCTCCTCTTCCAGGGCTGCCGGATCGACCAGAACCCGCACGGCATCGCCGGCATAGTCGAGCAGGGTTTCCAGATTCTGGTGAAAGAGGGGGAGGAGCCATTCGACTCCGGCCGGGTAGAGGCCGTTTTGGAGCTGTTCCAGCAGCTCGCGGCGGACCAGGGGGGATATCTCCAGATCGTCGCAGCGCGCCTTGATGCGGGACGCCGCCCCCTGAAGGGTATCGGCAGTCAGGAGCAGTTCCCGCGACGGGAGCAGCAGCAGTTCCTCCAGGGGCTGGAGGGAGCGCTGGGAGAGCGGCTCGAAGCTCCGGATGGTATCGACGAAGTCGCCGAAGAATTCGATCCGCACCGGCAGATCGAAGCCCGGTGGGAAGATGTCGACGATGCCGCCCCGCACGGCAAAGGTCCCCCGGTCCTCCACCAGCGGCACGTTGAGGTAGCCGAGGGTCACGAGCCGGGACAGGAGCTCGTCCCGGTCGCTCTCTTCGCCGGGCAGGAAATAGAGTGAGGCGCTGTCCAGGAGAGAGCGCGGCACTACCCGCTGGCGCAGAGCCTCCGGCGTGGTTACCACGGCAGCGGTCCTGCGGTCCGCCAGCCGGCGCAGGGCTGCCAGACGCTGGGCCGTCACGTCGGCGTGGGGCGATGCCTTTTCAAAGGGCGAGGTGTCCCAGGCGGGAAACAGGAGGATGTCGTCGGGTCTCCCCGTGAAGAACCGGAGTTCAGTAGTGAGCTCGGCTGCGGCATCGGCATCCGGGGCGACCACGAGGAATGGGGCTCCGGTCTCCCCGATGAGCCGGGCCAGCAGGTAGGCTGGCGACGACCCCCTGAGCCCGGCAAGGGTGAGCCGGGCGGCAGGGGGAGTGAGGCGGTCGGCGAGGCGTTTGATGAGGTCGGTATCGGTCTGTGTCATTGCTCGGTTCGTGTCGGATTGCTGGGCGGCCATGATCGCCGGAACAGGATAGCAGATAGGCGCCGGGCTCGCCAATCACATCATGGCGGCGCCCAGTTCACCAAGGGTATGGATGGCCCGCTCCACCCGATCGTCCCACCAGGCGGCGTTCAGGCGGATGCAGTTGCGGTACTTGCCGGTGGCCGAGAAGATGGGTCCCGGCGCAATGGTGATACCCCTGGTGAGCGCCTGCTCGTAGAGAACCAGGGAGTCGACCCGCTCGGGGCATTCGACCCAGAGGACAAACCCCCCTTCGGGCCGGGTCACGCGGGTGCCGGCCGGGAAGGCTCGCCCCACGGCCTCGGCCATGAGGGACATCTGGCGGGCGTAGGTCCTGCGGATGCGCCGCAGGTGGTGATCATAGCCGCCGTTGGCCAGAAACTCCGCCACGGCAAGCTCCGTGGGTGTAGAGCAGGCGATGGTGGTCACCGCCTTGAGCCGCTCGATCTCCTTCTGGAAGATCCCCGGCGCCACCCAGCCGACCCGGTAGCCCGGCGCAACGGTCTTGGTGACCGATGTGCAGTACAGGACGAGCCCCGCCTCGTCAAAGGCCTTGGCCGCCCGGGGGCGCTCCGGGGAGAAACTCAGATCACCGTAGATATCGTCCTCGATGAGGGGAACCCGGCGGGCCGCCAGCATCGCCACCAGTTCGCGCTTGTGGTCGTCGGGCATGAGACTTCCCAGGGGGTTGTTGAAGTTGGCGACCACCAGGCAGGCCCGGATCGGGGTGTGATCAAGGGCGTAGCGCAGGGCGTCGAGGCTGATCCCCGTGCGGGGATGGGTGGGGATCTCCAGGGCCTTGAGCCCCATCAGGTCGATGGCCTGCAAGAAGTTGTAGTACACTGGCGATTCCACCGCCACCGTGTCCCCGGGACGGCAGATGGCCCGCAGCGACAGGACCACCGCCTCGATGCAGCCGGAGGTGGTCACGATCTGGTCCGGTGCCAGGGCGCACCCCACGGCCAGCATCCGCCGGGCGATCTGGACCCGCAGCCGCTCGCAGCCGGGCGGCATGTCGTAGGAAACGCTGGCCACGGCATGTTTCCGGCTCTCGGTGGCGAGCATCCGGTTGAGCCGGTCCACCGGCAGCAGCTCGGGATTGGGAATGGCGGCGCCCAGCGGGACAAGGGCCGGGTTGCGGGTATCCCGCATCACCATCATGGAAAGTTCCGCCGTGCCGACCGTCGTGGGTTTCAGGGGGGGCGCCGTCATTTCCGGCTCGGCAGTCGAGCCGGGGAAGCGGGCTCTCACGTAGTACCCCGACTGGGGGCGGGCCTCGATGAGCCCCCGATCCTCGAGGAGCGTGTAGGCCTCCATCACCGTGGTGAGACTTACCTGGAACTGCCGCCCCAGGGCCCGCACCGACGGAATCCGGTCCCCTGCCCGGAACGTTCCCTCGCCGATGAGCTGGGCTACGCGGTCGGCCACGGATTCGTAGAGGGGTATTTTGCCTCCGCCTTTCATCGTGTTCATCGCTAGCGTCATGGTTCTTGCCTCCCCGGGTGCGTGTTTTCCTTCCGGCACACTCCGTGGATGAAAGTATACGTCGCAATTCCGTATGCCGAATAGACACAGTCGTCCTTCAATTAAACCATAACAGTTGGCTAAATGTCACTATTGTATGTGTACAGATGCGCCCTGCCCTACCCTGTGCCGCGGAAAAAATATGTAAAGGAATCGGAGGATGATCCGATAAGCGAGAGTAGGGAAAGAGGCATGATGCTCTCCGCTCCCCGCTTCAAACCCACGAGAGGCAAGCGTATTCGACTATGCCGAGGTATCTGCTCAGGCTATTCCTGTCGCTCATGGCGGTGGCGTTCATCTGGGGCCACGCCGTCGAGTCCATGGCATCCGCATCCGGGCGGGGGGGTAAAAAAAGGCCCCTCGGCTACGAGGAGTACGTCCGCCTCATTTCTCCCCGGACGGGCGCACCCCGCAAGGCTGCGCGCAAGGAACCGCGCAAAGAGTCTCGCAAACCCAAAGTTGAGGTTGCTGCGGCTGAAAAACCGGCTGCGGCCCAACAGCCCGTGGCAGCGGCTCCAGCGCCGCGCCGTGCCGTAACACCCGCGTCCGGCCGGGACGGATGGCGTCCTTCCCCCGAGCAGGTTCACGAGATCCTTCGCACCTCCCGCAATCTGGCGGGAGCCATCCTGCGCGGCGCCGTATTGGCCGGCTTCGATCTGCGAGGGGTAACCCTGGCCGGAGCCGATCTCTTCGGCGCGAACCTGGCGGGAGCCAATCTCGATGGAGCCAATCTGCGGGGTGCGTCGCTGGAAATGGTAAATCTGCGGGGAGCCAGTCTCAGGGGAGCCAACCTGGCCGGCGCGGGGCTGTTCAAGACTGATCTGGAAGGGGCCGACCTCCAGGGGGCCAACCTTTCGGGCGTGTATGCCGTGTGCGCCAATCTGCGGGGTGCCAGCCTGGCGGGCGTTACTACCGTTGGCGGCCACTTCGCCCAGGCGGCCTTCGATGGCAGGAACCAGGATACCGCGGTGGTGCAGGCACGGGGAGAGGATGCGAAGCGGAGTGGCGTCGTCCCTGTTGTGGGAGGAGAAAAGGCGCTGCCGTCGGACAGCGAAAAGGGGCGGGTCCTGCTTCTGGATTTCTGAAACCGCCGCTGACCATGTCGGGAACCTGAACGGAGCCGGCCCTTTGGGGACCGGCTCCGTTTGTTTCAGCGGTCCGCGCCTTCCTCAAGATATTCCCGCGAGTAGCGCACGTAGTTGTCTGCCGAGCGCCTCAGCCAGGCAATCTCGTCGGGGGTCAGGTCGCGCTTGTACTTTGCCGGCGCCCCCACCCAGAGGGTATGGGGCGGGATGACGGTCCCCTCCGTCACCAGTGACCGGGCGCCTACGAGCGCTCCTTCGCCCACCACCGCATTGTCCATGACCATTGCCTGCATGCCGATGAAGGCGCCATTGCCGATGGTGCAGCCGTGGAGGGTCACGCTGTGCCCGACGGTCACGTCATCGCCGATGACAAG of Geobacter anodireducens contains these proteins:
- a CDS encoding GntR family transcriptional regulator; its protein translation is MNTMKGGGKIPLYESVADRVAQLIGEGTFRAGDRIPSVRALGRQFQVSLTTVMEAYTLLEDRGLIEARPQSGYYVRARFPGSTAEPEMTAPPLKPTTVGTAELSMMVMRDTRNPALVPLGAAIPNPELLPVDRLNRMLATESRKHAVASVSYDMPPGCERLRVQIARRMLAVGCALAPDQIVTTSGCIEAVVLSLRAICRPGDTVAVESPVYYNFLQAIDLMGLKALEIPTHPRTGISLDALRYALDHTPIRACLVVANFNNPLGSLMPDDHKRELVAMLAARRVPLIEDDIYGDLSFSPERPRAAKAFDEAGLVLYCTSVTKTVAPGYRVGWVAPGIFQKEIERLKAVTTIACSTPTELAVAEFLANGGYDHHLRRIRRTYARQMSLMAEAVGRAFPAGTRVTRPEGGFVLWVECPERVDSLVLYEQALTRGITIAPGPIFSATGKYRNCIRLNAAWWDDRVERAIHTLGELGAAMM
- a CDS encoding gamma carbonic anhydrase family protein produces the protein MIRPFKGMSPQIAPSAFIAETAVVIGDVTIGPESSIWYNVVARGDVNFIRIGARSNIQDLSMLHVTHKKHADDPGAPLVIGDDVTVGHSVTLHGCTIGNGAFIGMQAMVMDNAVVGEGALVGARSLVTEGTVIPPHTLWVGAPAKYKRDLTPDEIAWLRRSADNYVRYSREYLEEGADR
- a CDS encoding transcription-repair coupling factor — encoded protein: MTQTDTDLIKRLADRLTPPAARLTLAGLRGSSPAYLLARLIGETGAPFLVVAPDADAAAELTTELRFFTGRPDDILLFPAWDTSPFEKASPHADVTAQRLAALRRLADRRTAAVVTTPEALRQRVVPRSLLDSASLYFLPGEESDRDELLSRLVTLGYLNVPLVEDRGTFAVRGGIVDIFPPGFDLPVRIEFFGDFVDTIRSFEPLSQRSLQPLEELLLLPSRELLLTADTLQGAASRIKARCDDLEISPLVRRELLEQLQNGLYPAGVEWLLPLFHQNLETLLDYAGDAVRVLVDPAALEEEGERLSRELEEAAGRARERGELFPAPESLFLAPTDTAAALAAGRLATIPFLHLNEGDSPETIDIATETNADLKADISPDSEGVLRPLAARLTGWIEERQRVIVACHQRGQAQRLYELLAHYPVPLTVSDRPFPAERERDDGRVDIVIGEISRGFRLPEGRLVVIAEEEIFGRRQKRRGITELRKKQIMTSLAELKPGDHMVHLDHGVGIYRGLQHLSLSGCASDFLLLEYAGGDKLYLPVDRLSLVQRYVGAEGIEPRVDRLGGTSWEKAKGKARAAVQEMAEELLRIYAARQLHEGHRFSPPDDLYREFEAAFAYEETSDQLAAIEDVIADMTSNRPMDRLVCGDVGYGKTEVAMRGAFKAVMDGKQVAVLVPTTVLAQQHLETFRTRLGAYPVTIEMVSRFRTPREQKDILERVKKGTVDVIIGTHRLLQSDVTFKDLGLLIVDEEQRFGVTHKEKLKKYKAAVDILTLTATPIPRTLYMSLMGIRDLSIIDTPPVDRLAVKTFVARTSDELIREAVLRELRRGGQVFFVHNRVQSIGAWYEHLRRIVPEAKIAVGHGQMDEGELEKVMLGFMHGETNLLLCTTIIESGLDIPSANTLIVDRADTFGLAQLYQLRGRVGRSRQRAYAYLLIPGEGAISSDARERLRIIQELNELGAGFRLATHDLEIRGAGDLLGAKQSGNIAAVGFDLYTELLEEAVQKLRGEEPVERVEPEINLRVPAFIPEDYVREPNQRLVIYKKLTQAAAEEEVDEVMEELVDRFGTLPLAATYLLDVMKLRIMLKHFLVRMAEFDGKRLCLSFHEKTPVSPDTIIGLIKGNPTRYQFTPDFRLVAELADTSFEGVLAEARNLLKRLG